aaaaatacagataagaataagagataaaagtaacaagtaattaaagagcagcagtgaaataacaatatcgagactatatacaggggggggtacagagtcaatgtgtgggggcactgtttagttgaggtaatatgtacatgtaggtagagttattaaagtgactatgcatagacgataacaacagagagtagcagtggtgtaaagaggtgGTGTGGGGCATTATGAAGCTTAAAACAGACTGCTCGTTAACAATTAAGATGTAGACTTGTAGGTAAACTGACAGTCCTTTTTGATATCTCCTACAGTGTTGGTTATAGCCCATATGTAGTCAGACCAGAGAAGGGGTGTATCTCAACTCTAAAACTGACAtcctttcctcatctccttcACCTCATATACACTCATTTGAATTGACAGGATAGGTCATGTGTTGGATCCCTACCTATCGGGAATGCGGTTTTTCACCAGTCCAGTTCTACCataatcagtgcagatgaaggaaaggagatgagaaGGAGACATTTTAGACTACCGAGATGCATCCAAGCCAAGTTCTGAGGATTCTAACAGAAACATGGGGAGAGGGACGACAGTAGAGAGCTTCCAAGTTCCtccgtgtccacatcactaaggaattcgCATAGTCCACACCCACAAACAGTTGTGAAGGCCCGGCAAAACAACACCTCGTCCCGACCGAAGGAGGTGGTCTTTAGATCCtcagaaagttctacagctgcaacacggAGAGCATCTTGAGTGGCTGCCTTGGCATGGCAACTGAGACCGTGCTCCctgccatacaggacctctagaccaggtggtgtcagagacaaaccccttaaaaattgtcaaagactccacagCCACCCAAGTCGTAaacaccctgaacagcttctacccccaagccatatcgACTGGTAACccgtgtacatagccatgttatcggTACACATTGTGTTTTTATTCCTCGTTTTTATTCCTCGTTTTTTCCtcgtttttttctctcatcattgttgggaagggcccgtaagcatTTCCTAGttattctacacctgttgttaacCAAGCATGTGGTAAATACAACGTGACAAATAGACtcaataccttaaaaaaagttCAATACCGGATACATCAAttccaataaaataaaaaatagttgTTGGAACTCCTACCACACCGTTGGTTCATGTCATCATCACTTGTCCtcaaaggggtgggggggggacaaTGTACAGGAGTGTGGTGCTTGACTGAGATTGGCAGGGGGGGGCAAAAGATGGGGGGGGACCCTAGAGAAAAAGAAATGGACCAATTCTCTCCTTTCTATCTCTGAGTACAACATACCTGTCTATAGTTGTCTTATCCCAGACACTAATCTACTGAGATTGAGCAAATCAAAAGCGGTCCTCAAAAAACTGGCCAATAGTTGTGTGAGTCCTGCTGCTTGAAGGTTCCTCAACTCTGTCATGAATGTGGCATGGCTCTCTTTCCATCCAGCCATTTGAAATAGGGGAAAAAAGACACTTTtgtcatcaacaacatgcatgcaaCAAGATAGACCTTATATTGTGGCTGACACAATATTGATGAATTTCTAGAAATCAGGTCATCAATACACTTCTACAATGTAATTGCCTTGATAAACATCTCGAAGAATGTCATTGCCttgtatttctttatttaatttgCCTTTAACATTGTCAACAGATATACAGCTTATTGCTTGATACTGTATCATATTAACCATAATAAACTGTACAGACAAAATGGTAAACAAAGTAACATCACGTTAGTTCTCTGCTTGCAAGTTAGCAACAACCCATCTCTCCAAGTTGACACCGCCTCGCTAAATCGCAATCTATTTGTATAAATATCACTCAGAGTTCCATGCTGCTCAcactgagagaaaaaaaaatgtcgGCCATGTTTTAAAGGAGGGTATGAAAGCTCCGTCTGAAGATTTCACACAATTCATATGGTGATCGGAATGTGAGAAGACAATCGGGCTAGCTGTGTAAAGTAAAGTAGGACATGACTGAAAATAAATTGTACCTTTATTCCGAGGGGAACGTCTTCAAGATGTACCGGTTCCCCTCGGCTAACCGGATCTCTGCCTCTAAGCTgtggaaataataataataataataataataataataataaatggttATCGAGTGATTTATTTTGTCAGGGTTAGTTAGCAACTTTAACACAAGATGATCTAAATCGGGATCCCGCTAAGTGTCTTCTAGGGGGCGGTTCGTCCCAGTGGTACAGTACCTTCATGAAAGTCTCAACAGCGCCTTTTTGCTATGTCCAGATAGGTAGTACCCAGGTGGGTGCGCTGGTTCATTGAAGCGGACGTGTCTATCAGAAAAACACGGGCATTGTGTTGGTGACAACATGTTCTGCATGGACTTGGGTGTCAGTGCAACCTGTCAAAACtggaagaaaaaaataataatatgttgTTCTCCTGCCGCctcagttagctaacgttagctagctagctttctagCTAAACTGCCTTACACTTCTTCTGTctcacacatttaaaaaaatttatATAAAGACTCAGATTAGTGTGTGATGCCTTTCTTCAATAAACTGAAATAACCCTTGGGGAATACTATTAGTTCAAGAGGGAATATGAggctttaaatatatatatatatatatatttagtcaATAGCTGTAAGTTTCCAGTCACATCTTGTCCCTGTTTCTCCTGTCTCCTGGTTTAAATCCGCTCCTTGACACCAAGTGATCTTTGTGCGTCACATGCCAACACATTCGGCTACTGATTGTCTCTTTGAAGTTGCTTAATTACCATCTTTAAATAAGGCAAAGGCCATAAGATCCGTCTGCACGTCAGTGTTGCCATGGTCAAGGTCCCCCCCCCCAAATTGGGCTAATTTGAAAACGTTATATGTCGCGGGTTGCAGATTTTTTGGGCTATTTCTAAAGTTGCATGGTGGCCGCCATGACATTtctcttaaaatatatatatatatttcactgtgacctgctgctgCTGACTGTCAGGCAGTGAGGCAGACTGTTGCTGAGCGAGTGAGTGAAGAACCAGTGAAAATCCAAAACCAGTGTAAATACAACCTTattaaagtttatttattttcccttttatactttaactatttgcacatcattacaacacggtatatagacataatatgacctttttttttggtgagtgtaatgtttactgtacatttgttattgtttatttcactttttgtttattatctatttcacttgctttggcaatgtaaacatatgtttcccgtgccaataaagccccttaaattgaaattgagtgGTGGGGAGGgccggaggtgtgtgtgtgtgtgtgtgttgagagcagTACAGTTATTGGCTGAGTCACGTGAGCGCAAGGAGAGCGAGAGTAGCACGTGCGCACTTCCTGTTTACCAGTTGTAGGTGGGCTGTATAgattgtcattatggagacacctaTTTCAAATCCATTTTCGATTATAAATAAAACAACAACTTATTAATACTCTAGAACTGATGCAGGTCTAGAAATAATGGGGACAAAGCCCTGGAAAACGACTTTGGGCGCACTAGAGCGCATTACATAAATACGCTCGGGGGTGGTTTAAACTGCGTTATAATGTTGACTGCTTATAGAAAACGCTATCAAGCGAAGTGTTTTATGCATGCTTGGTTCTTGGGTCTCGAGGGCTGCCGGAGTGGAAATTTAAAATGGATGTTATTTGAACTCCCTGGCGTAGTTCTTTTTATGGGGGAAACGTCTTCAATGAAACTGACATTAGGCTAAATGTGAAGAATTATACATTTGCCtctgtgggctcccgagtggcgcagtggtctaaggcactgcatctcagtgcaagagatcACTACAGAGGTCACTAcagtcactggttcgaatccagactgtCTCGTAGggcggagtcccatagggcggtgcaccaTTGTCCCAGCGTCATCCAGTTTTTGCTGGGGTAGGCatttaagaatgtgttcttaactgacttgcctagttataaaggttaaataaattaacaGTAGACTGTTAATAGATAAATGGAGGGATGTGCCATGAATGTCTCTGATTCAGAGAGTTTTGGTTAAATGTGGAAGGCACATTTCAGTAATCCAATTGTAATATACTCTTAAGGCACAATTTATAGCTCTGTTAAATatactttttgtttgttttaatgCATTTGTGCCTGCTTTTTTTGCCTACTGTACGCTATGTGCTTGTTTTAGTTCAACTACTGTTGCACATAAATCTATTGGTATGATTAATAAATAAAGACATGTTCAGGCTGAAGTGCATTCTGGTCAGCTTTCATTCTAtcacaacaatttacaaatgtTACATTTTGGGGATTGTGAAAAGTGCTTTATGAATGAAAAACGTATTTTTAAGCAATGGCAGTCAATATGGTCCATGTCCTTGGTAGAGTGACCTTCAAACGTAATATTTTACACTTGTTCTCTGTGTTTGACCTAAATGTAGACCATTATTTTACGGCGAAACAACATGAAGTGTGTGTCTGCTAGTACctagtgtaaccggtgtgaaatggttagttagttagcggtggtgagcgctaatagtgtttcaatcaggtgatgtcactcgctctgagaccttgaaaaagttgttccccttgctctgcaaaggCCGTGGCTTTtctggcgcgatgggtaacgatgcttcgtgggtgactgttgttgatgtgtgcagagggttcctggctcaagcccaggttggggcgaggagagggacggaagctatactgttacactaacATGGCCTAATATAGCTGAAGTGTGACGGTGAATGTGCTAACCTATTGAGCCCTGGCTCTGACAGACAGATCTGTGTTATTaatacctgtcacgccctgatctgtttcacttgttcctgtgattgtctccaccccctcaaggcgtcacttattttccccagtgtatttatccctgtgtttcttgtctctctgtgccaactcgtcttgtatgtttagtgaAGTCAACAAGCGTGGTTTTCTGttctccttttctattctcttttgctagtcttcccggttctgacccctgcctgattctggactactttcccgcctgcctgatcatcctgcctgccctgaccttgattctgcctgcccttcggtaccgATTGGACTCTgaaggttccgtccctctcttcgccccaacctgggctcgaaccagggacccttgcacacatcaacaactgacaccccacgaagcatcgttacccatcgcgccacaaaagccgcggcccttgcaacgcaaggggaaaccctacttcaagtctcagagcgagtgacgtcaccgattgaaacgctattagcgcgcaccaccaaactaactagccatttcacatcggttacacatgcatGCTTTGTTCTTCTCAGATTACAATCTGAGTGTGCACATCAAATTAATCTGAGGCTTTAATCTGATGTTTGGACTGTTTGGTTCATGAAATAATATGAATACATTTTAATAATCAATCCTATTTTATGAAATGTTATTTTATGACATACTTAGACAATAGGGCTTTTGTTTCAATTTGCTATTTACATTTGTTATATTCTTGTACATAGTGGACAATTCTCTGATGTGCTGCAATGTAAATTCTGAAATCCAGTCAATAAAAAaagtttatttaatttattttaattattattaatCGACTTTGGATATTGATCGTGTTAAGGAAAAGGAGGGGGTGAGGTGGTAGAGAAGGCACAAATATATAAGCAAAATTGAAATTAGGATTACACTGAAAATAACccaagaataacaaaaaaatggcCCAGCTGCTGGGTCAATCCCCCAACCCAATGTGCTGGGTTTATGTCACAACTCAACACACTTCGTTGTTTTAACCCAGCAATATAGTCTAATTTACCCAGCAGCTGGGTAAGGCGCTCAACCGAAGGCACTGGGTTAGAAGTACAACCCAACCCAGCGCTGTGTTTGTCCAATCTTGACCCATTGCTGGGTGGTCGAAATGACCCAAATTGAGTTATTTTTAACCCAGCATTTTGTAGTGGAAAAATAATATGAATTGTCGTATTAGACGTAACTCAATTTCTACCTTTTAAGATGTCAAAGCAATGTTTTCAGTATCCTCATTTTGtctttgttttgtgttttctgaTTGTTTCAGTTCATACATTTTGGTGTATACAGTAACAATGTATAAATAAATGTAGTAAAATGTGTGGTAAATCAATAGGGTAAATCccatagagagaaatagtaaaGGTGTATTTTTGTAGGCATGGttcgttggacaaagcctatTGTGGAAATTAATGACATTTTTGGAGGGTTTTTGGATAAACgtcgaaaataaggtctgtggtaaacacaggttacaggagatcttatacattttgttctatgaAATAATCAGCTAACATCactttttgttcattttgaaaaTGCAGATAAAGCTCTTAAAGGCTTCATAGTTCATAAAAacgtcatgttaactgactgatattatctcatagaacaaaacgtataaaatCTCCTAAACCTGTGTGAATCTCAGACCTTCATCCCCCCATAGGGAAAACTGAACTAACAACACTTCTATAGCACAGAGTTCAAACCCCAGCCACGggaggttggtgacaccttgAGGACACCGGAACCAGAGGAATGGTATcatatacatcaaacacatggtttccaaggCCATCATTAAGAgacatcctcccctcagcagcctcctgtgccagAAGGGAAACATCGAGAGACTTCCAGGAACACCGGCCAAACAGACCAGGCCCGGGTTTGACAAATCAACGAGAGAAGTTAAACATTTTCCCTTGGTTCTTAAATGTTATTACTCCAAACTCTTGAGAAAGttacaaactgacacgtttttaAAACATGTCGTCCGCCTACAGAGGGACAATatcggtccactaatacaggactagtaaagacccaatGCACTACTTTTATGAAGataaaatgatatatatatatattttcagatTTGTCAGGCACTCCTACTTCCCGCGGCTTTACACTTTCTGAAAATGGCTAGTTTGTAGATAATGAATAAATGTTGCTTTTCCTGTCCTGAAGGAAACAATCCACCACATTTGCCTGAATTACAGAACGGTATATTGTAAAAAGAAAGGACACAGCCCAGCGAACTAACGCGCCATTCCCGACACTTTGAAAACTCTTCAACTCTGCTAGCTTCTCTGGTGTCTAGCTGTTCCAAGGTTTTCTATAATCCCTGGTCTTTAGGGGTTTAGGATGGATTTTCAAGGTGGGTAAATattcatatatatttttctctctctcagtctagCAAGCTAAACAGATGTAGAAACATTGCTAGTTAGTtataagctaactagctagctaacgacgtTAGCATTGTCACATGAGTTAGCCAACTAGTTCGTTTTCTGTACCGTTAACGTTAGTGGCTTGGAGTACAATGTTTACTTTGAGCTTCGCTGTGAACTTTATTacaagctagttaacgttagtttAACATTCAGAGAATGTCAACAAAAGCAATCGCTGGTGGCCAAAGTTAGCTAGTGAAGCGaaccaactaacgttagctagctaacacgtTTGGCATGGTGACCGGTCAgttagctaaattagctagctagctattgttGCAATGTTTATAGTTAGCTGGTAAAGTCAGCTACTAAGGTTACCAGTTAGTAACTTTGATAATTAGCTAAAAGcagagttttgaaatcagcaGATCTATTTTGCCCAACAGTGTGGAGGAAGGCAAGGCTATAGACTAAGTAACTAGTTAGCTAATAACAAAAAGAGCCATAGCTAGGTACCTGTATGCTAACAACTAGCTAGCTTACTTATTCATTAACTTCCCTAACTAACGTTATTTGCCATCTGCTCCTAGGCACGGAACCAATGACTCTGGGTTCCCCGACATCACCCAAGCCCGGACCGAGTGCCCAGTTTCTCCCCGGGTTTTTGATGGGGGATCTGCCAGCACCTATCACACCCCAGCCTCGGTCATTCGGAGTCATGGATATGAGGTCACCACTTCAAATAGGTGAGTGATAGTTTACTTTTGGGGGTAAATTTGTCTGTCATTCATTAAAACCAATAACTATCTAGCTGACTTTTCTAATCTGTCATATCTAATTACCTAACTTGGTTTAAAACAACTGCTTTCTGGTTACTATCAGATCTGTTACTTTCTGTGTTTGTAATATGGCGAAGGCAGTCTCTCCTCTCAGCAATATTTCCAATTGATTCCTGACTgtttctctaactctctctctctctctctgttaggtggCTCTCCCCCTCAACCTGTGGTTCCGACACCCAAAGACAAGAGTGGGGCCCCTCCAGTCAGGAGTATCTATGatgacctgtcctgtcctgccatCGGGATGTCCCCTATGGGTGCACATAAACAGGTAGGTTTTAACAGAGTAGGTTTCATCCCTCTCCTGACCTGGGCATGAACCCAGGACCTTATGTACAACAACACTTTACACTCACAGAGCAGTGTTCTAATAGCCTGGTCACTAGTCTGGACACTTTACACTCTCAGAGCAGTGTTCTAATAGCCTGGTCACTAGTCTGGACACTTTACACTCACAGAGCAGTGTTCTAATAGCCTGGTCACTAGTCTGGACACTTTACACTCACAGAGCAGTGTTCTAATAGCCTGGTCACTAGTCTGGACACTTTACACTCACAGAGCAGTGTTCTAATAGCCTGGTCACTAGTCTGGACACTTTACACTCACAGAGCAGTGTTCTAATAGCCTGGTCACTAGTCTGGACACTTTACACTCACAGAGCAGTGTTCTAATAGCCTGGTCACTAGTCTGGACACTTTTCACTCTCAGAGCAGTGTTCTAATAGCCTGGTCACTAGTCTGGACACTTTACACTCTCAGAGCAGTGTTCTAATAGCCTGGTCACTAGTCTGGACACTTTACACTCACAGAGCAGTGTTCTAATAGCCTGGTCACTAGTCTGGACACTTTACACTCACAGAGCAGTGTTCTAATAGCCTGGTCACTAGTCTGGACACTTTTCACTCACAGAGCAGTGTTCTAATAGCCTGGTCACTAGTCTGGACACTTTACACTCTCAGAGCAGTGTTCTAATAGCCTGGTCACTAGTCTGGACACTTTACACTCTCAGAGCAGTGTTCTTATAGCCTGGACACTGATCAGGACAGTGAGCAGGAAAGCTGTGCACCCACTGGTCTGGTAACCCTTCCTTTCGGCTTTTTTTTTCCCCATTGGGGATTGAGGCCTGTTGGTTGTAAGATCAAGGGGGTGGCACTCAGgtgctgtgtgtttttgtttttgagtGAGTGACACAGAGGAGAACCAATAGTACTGCTCCCTTCATTTTTGATCCCATCAAAGAGCCTCTTCAGTTCCTCTGGAGTCATCCCCCAACTCCCCCGACTCTTCAGTTCCTCTGGAGTCTGTCGCTTTAGCCAGGGAAGTGTTCTAACACCTGCTACATTAGCATCTCACCAGAAGCGTTTGATTTTGAGTATCTGCATCAAGAGGACATGTAATAATCTGGACGTTATCTTCTCTCAGCCCTTCTCAATGATGCACACCCCACTGTCTGGCTATATggcagttacaccaggaacaggTGAGAtatcttttttcctttttttcttcttcaaactTGTTTGTACCAACTGGTCTTTAGATTTACTAAGAGAGGGAATTCATAGGTATGTCCTAATGTCGTCTTCTGTTCAGCGTCCAGTCTATTTAGTCCTGCTACCATCGGGCAGCAAGCGAAGTCAACAATGTCTCCAGCCCAAGTAGACCCTTTCTTCACTCAGGGAGATGCACTGTCTTCTGAAGACCATCTAGATGATACTTGGATCACTGTATTTGGGTAAGTTTCTAGTGTTATACCCCctaatattttttaattttttatttaacctttgtttaaccaggtacgcaagttgagaacaagttctcatttacaattgcgacctgaccaagataaagcaaagcagttcgacacatacaacaacacatggagtaaaaaacatagtcaataatacagtagaaaaataagtctatatacaatgtgagcaaatgaggtgagataagggaggtaaaggcaaaaaaggccatggtggcaaagtaaatacaatatagcaagtaaaacactggaatggtagatttgtagtggaagaaagtagaaataatggggtgcaaaggagctaaataaataaatacagtaggggaagaggtagttgtatgtgctaaattatagatgggctatgtacaggtgcagtgatctgtgagctgctctataATATATAGATATAATATCTACAGGTAGCTGCCAAAAAAAAAGGTGTCTTAAAGAGCCAACGTACCGATCCTGCATGTGTTTCTCTGTTGCTCATTAAGAAACATGAGATTTCACTCTTGGGGGTTGTGGTTCAATGTTGTAGTTACTGATGTTTGTCCACCAAGAGATACCATAGGAACAAAGCCAGTATTACTTCCTCAAAAATAATCAGAATCTAAGATAAGGCTGCACTGatgggcaggtctgtctcactgtctagtATTCTGCAGTAGGATTGGATAGCATACAATCGTGTAGCTGTGTACCCCGTGTTGGTGAGCATTGAAtaaaatgatcctatttacacttgGTAGTCAATTTGCACAATGGAATACATTTTTCTGGCTATTATCAATGCCACATAGAAAACAGGAAGTTGTTTATTGCCTTCAATTGAGCTTTAGTAGGatgttgggccaccacaagctAGAACAACTTCAATGAACCTtggtatagattctacaagtgtctggaactctattggagggatgtgacaccattcttccatgagataTTCCAacgtttggtgttttgttgatggtggtggaaaacgattGTCTCAAGCGCCGCTCCACAATCTCCCATAAAGTGttaaattgggttgagatctggtgtctGAGACGGCCAtgacatatggtttacatcgt
The DNA window shown above is from Salmo salar chromosome ssa25, Ssal_v3.1, whole genome shotgun sequence and carries:
- the LOC106586901 gene encoding nucleoporin NUP35 isoform X2 codes for the protein MDFQGTEPMTLGSPTSPKPGPSAQFLPGFLMGDLPAPITPQPRSFGVMDMRSPLQIGGSPPQPVVPTPKDKSGAPPVRSIYDDLSCPAIGMSPMGAHKQPFSMMHTPLSGYMAVTPGTASSLFSPATIGQQAKSTMSPAQVDPFFTQGDALSSEDHLDDTWITVFGFPPASASYILLQFAQYGNITKHVMSNTGNWMHIQYQSRLQARKALSKDGKIFGEAIMIGVKSCIDKNVMESSDRGSTSSGSVFTPPVRNATPSHHVSTPRSSMRPLSAAYKASSSDYQVLADEQTPRKDDGLVSKAMEYMFGW
- the LOC106586901 gene encoding nucleoporin NUP35 isoform X1 encodes the protein MVSKAIIKRHPPLSSLLCQKGNIERLPGTPAKQTRPGFDKSTREGTEPMTLGSPTSPKPGPSAQFLPGFLMGDLPAPITPQPRSFGVMDMRSPLQIGGSPPQPVVPTPKDKSGAPPVRSIYDDLSCPAIGMSPMGAHKQPFSMMHTPLSGYMAVTPGTASSLFSPATIGQQAKSTMSPAQVDPFFTQGDALSSEDHLDDTWITVFGFPPASASYILLQFAQYGNITKHVMSNTGNWMHIQYQSRLQARKALSKDGKIFGEAIMIGVKSCIDKNVMESSDRGSTSSGSVFTPPVRNATPSHHVSTPRSSMRPLSAAYKASSSDYQVLADEQTPRKDDGLVSKAMEYMFGW